A window of Photobacterium toruni genomic DNA:
ATCGAAGCAACGTCAGACTGTGGCGCTTACGTAATGGTTCACGGCGCACTAAAACGTACTGCAGTTAAACTATCTAAAATTTGTAATGACTTACGTTTACTTTCTTCTGGCCCACGTACTGGTCTAAACGAAATTAACCTACCTGAAATGCAAGCTGGTTCTTCTATCATGCCAGCTAAAGTAAACCCAGTTATCCCTGAAGTGGTTAATCAAGTTTGCTTTAAAGTTATTGGTAACGATACTACGATTACTTTTGCAGCAGAAGCGGGTCAATTACAATTAAACGTAATGGAACCTGTTATTGGTCAAGCGATTTTCGAATCAATTAGCTTGTTGAAAAATGCTTGCATCAACTTACGTGATAAGTGCATCGAAGGTATTACAGTTAATAAAGAAGTATGTGAAAACTACGTCTTTAATTCTATCGGTATCGTCACTTACCTAAACCCATTCATTGGCCACCACGAAGGTGACATTGTTGGTAAGATTTGTGCAGAAACAGGTAAGAGTGTACGTGAAGTTGTACTTGAGCGTGGATTACTGACTGAAGAGCAATTAGATGATATCTTCTCCATCGAGAACTTAATGCATCCTCAATATAAAGCTAAACGTTATAACTAAATACGTTAACGCCTGAGAATACCAGCGGATTGTCACTTGATTATCCGCTTTTTTTTTGCAAATAAATCCTCTTTTTGATTTTTATCTTTTAAACTTTAGACAGGAAAATTCTATGACTGGAATTGAACTCTTGGTCGTTCTGGCCTTTATTTATTTAGGCTCAAGAATTGGCGGTATTGGTATCGGTTTTGCCGGTGGTGCTGGTGTGTTGGTGTTATCACTCGTTTTTGGTATGCCCACCAGTGAATCATTAATCCCTATCGACGTTATTTTAATTATCATGTCAGTGATCACCGCTATTGCCGCAATGCAAGTTGCCGGTGGTATGGACTGGCTAGTAGAAATTGCTGAAAACTTCCTTCGTAAACACCCTAAACGTATTACCTTCTATGCACCTATTGTTACTTATTTAATGACAATGTTAGCAGGTACTGGACACACTGCTTTTTCAACACTTCCAGTTATTGCTGAAGTTGCTAAAGGCCAAGGTATTCGCCCTTCACGCCCTCTTTCTATTGCCGTTATTGCATCACAGATCGCGATCACTGCCTCACCTATTTCAGCGGCAGTGGTGTTTTTCTCTGGTATCCTTGAACCTGTAGGTGTGAGTTACATTACGCTGCTGGCTGTTTGTATTCCAACTACGTTTATTGCCTGTATGGTTGGTGCTTTTGTCGCTAACTTTATGGGTTGTGAACTAAAAGACGATCCTGTTTATCAAGATCGTTTAGCTAAAGGTTTAGTTAACATTGAGCAAACAGGTAAGCGTGAGATTAAACCAACCGCACGTAAAGCAACTTATATTTTCATTACCGCCATTGTTTTGGTGGTTTGCTACGCGGCAGCTATCTCTCACTCTATCGGTTTAATTACGAATCCAACATTGGGTCGTAACGAAGCAATTATTGCTGTAATGCTAACATCAGCAGCAGCAACAGTATGGATCACTAAAATTGATGCCGCTGAAATTCCATCAGCTGCAACGTTCCGTTCTGGTATGACCGCTTGTATTTGTGTTCTTGGTGTAGCATGGCTAGGCGCAACCTTTGTAAATGGTCACGTCGATGGTATTAAAGAAGTAGCGGGCTCATTATTAAGCAGCCACCCTTGGATGCTAGCATTAGTTTTATTCTTTGCTTCAATGCTTCTTTATTCACAAGGTGCAACAACAACAGCATTAATGCCTGCAGCACTGGCTATTGGTGTTGCACCATTAACAATGGTGGCTTCTTTTGCTGCTGTAAGTGCTTTGTTTGTATTACCAACTTACCCAACGCTATTGGCTGCGGTAGAAATGGATGATACTGGCTCAACGAGAATTGGTAACTTAGTCTTTAACCACCCGTTCTTTATTCCTGGAGTTGTAACGATTACGACATCAGTAGCTTTAGGCTTCTTATTTGGTAGCTTTATTTTATAATTGATAACGACTATCCAATAACTAAAAAGCTGCTCGAGAGCAGCTTTTTTTTGGTTGTGATTCTATAATTATCAAGGTTGGATTAGCGTTAACAGTCAGAAATATAAACAACAAGGATGCCTGTTGATAATGACTATAAAAGTAAAATTCACCTTAATTAGTTTAACACTAATAATTGTCGCAGCAGTAAGTGCATACTCACTTTCATTTAAGCCATCACCAAAAGTACTCGCTTTTACTTCAGTCAATTCAATTTCAGAATTAAACCATGCTCTTAATATAGCAGCCCAGCAGCAACGACCCGTTATACTCGACGTTTATGCTGAATGGTGCTCACCTTGTATTGCCTTAACTCAACAAACATTTCCTGATGCGAATGTATTCCCTCACCTCAATAAATTCACTCGTCTAAAAGCCAATGTTACCGCTAATTCCAGTGCTGATATCGCATTAATGCAACACCTTAAAGTGATCGGCTTTCCAAGCTTATTATTTTGGGATTCTCAAGGTAATTCATTACCACAAATAAAAATAAGTGGCTTTATAAATGCTGATAATTTTAGTCATCATTTACAGCAATCAATCCTTTTCCCTTCTTCTTCATCTATCTCACAAAATAACACGCAATAATCCATAAAATTACAAAAGTGAGTACTCAAGCACGATCAATATCCAAGAACAATGGTGACCAAATTGCGACTTTGTTACTGCAATGTTAGCGTTAAATACTAATAACAAGAATAGGCTCAACTATGGACGTTCAATACACCATCGTTATCGCCGATGATCACCCATTGTTTCGTAATGCCCTTCTTCAATCGATTCATATGGCGTTCAACGGTGCCAACCTCCTAGAAGCTGACTCTCATAATTCTTTATTTTCACTGTTAGAAAAAACGGGGGATATCGACTTATTATTGCTGGATCTAAAAATGCCGGGATCTAATGGTATGTCAGGGCTAATCCAATTACGCCAGCAATACCCTGAGCTTGCTATTGTGGTCATTTCTGCAAGTGACGAAGATGAAGTAATACAGCAAGTTTATAGTCACGGTGCCTTTGGCTTTATTCCTAAGTCCAGTGACATGCCAGTATTATTAAGTGCCCTAAAACAAATTATTAATGGCGAACCTTATTTTCCTATCACGATTAATCACTGCCAACACCAACAACAACTTGCAACTAGAATTGCAACATTAACCCCTCAACAATATAAAGTGTTAACCATGTTGACGGAGGGCTTACTAAATAAGCAAATAGCCTCAGTTCTCAATGTCTCTGAGGCAACGATCAAAGCACATTTAACCGCTATTTTTCGTAAACTTGAAGTTAAAAGCCGTACTCAAGCCGTGATATTATTACAGCAGTTCCAAATTAATTAATTCAGCGCATCATAAAATACACACTTAACGCTTATTTACCTTAATAGTGGCACTCTAATTTGAGTGTCATTTTATTTTTCAAACACTAAACACTGATTTAATATTACTCTCAATTTAAGTGGTTTAACGGGTTTACTGAGAAAACTAAATCCTTGTTGACGAATAATAACTTGATTTTCAGTTAACCGATCAGCGCTGATCACTACCCCTTTAAAATGTTTACCTAATTGAGTTCGGCATATCTGTAAAATCTCTAATCCTGTTTGCTGCTGAGCTAGGTGATAATCACTTAAAATCACATCAGGTTGCCAGCCATCTGTTAATAATTGCAGAGTTTGAGTTTTATTTTCAGCAACTCGTACCTCACAATGCCATTGCGTCAATAAAGTCATCATCGCGACTAAAATCTGCGGATCATTATCAATACATAATACTTTTAATCCCGCTAATGACGCACTTCCCGTATAAGATAATAACGACGGTTGTAACGGCAACATTGCGGGTGAGCTTCTTGGCACCGATAATGAGAATACGGTACCTTGCTGAGGCCATGAGCGTAAACCTAGTGGATGATTTAATACACGAGAGATACCGCGAGCAATGGCTAATCCTAAGCCTAAACCATGCTCTGCTCCAGTTTGATCCATACGCGTAAATTCATCAAAAATATCCGCTTGTTTCTCTATAGGGATCCCTGGGCCATTATCCCAAACCTCAATTAAAATCCGCGAATCCTGACGACGAATACCTAATAACACCCGCCCTTTTGGGTTATAGCGAAAAGCATTGGTTAAGAAATTTTGTAATGCGCGCCGTAATAATTTACTGTCCGAAAGGATCACAGCGTCACTCATCACTACTTTAAAATCAATCTGCTGTTGTTGGGCTAATACTCCAAATTCTGCTTGCAATACACTTAGCACATCACTGACTCGCAATGGCACTATATGGGCATCCAGCTTACCGGCTTCTAAACGTGAGACATCTAATAGATCACCAATCAACTCTTCAGCAGCACTTAGCGCACTGGTGATATGCGCTGCGAGACGAGCGCTTTGAGGGTCTAAGCTCACTTCAACAAGTGATGATGAGAATAATCGAGCAGCATTAAGCGGCTGCATTAAATCATGACTAACCGCAGCTAAAAATCGGCTTTTAGAATGCGCTTGAGATTCTGCCTGTTGCGTTGCAATCACCAATTGCTGATTCAATTGCTCTAATTGTTGCGTCCGTTTTTTTACTCGAGCTTCTAACGTTTCATTTGATTCTTTTAATGCCATTTCAGCTTGGCGAAATGCGGTAATATCACTGAAACTCATCACAAAGCCCCCCTTAGGCATTGGGTTACCTTGCACCTCAATAACTTGCCCATCAGCACGAACTCGAGATGAGGTATGTGGCGTTCTTTGTTGTAGATGCCAAATCCGTTTAGCCACATGATGTTCCGAATCACCACTGCCACATAAACCTTGGTTAGCGTTATGCCGAATCACATCTGCAATTGGACGTCCCACCTGAATGAGTCCAACCGGAAATGAAAAGAGTTCAAGGTAACGTTGATTCCATGCCACCAGCCGTAATTGATTATCAACCACAGCGATACCTTGGCTAATATGTTCAATAGCGCCTTGCAATAAGCCGCGACTGAAATCAAATATCTCGGATGCTTCATCCACGATGGTAGCCACATCCTCTAATTGCATGTCACGTCCCTGCAATGCAGATGTAAGCACTAACTTTGCTGATAGCTCACCAAAAACAGAGGCGAGAACTTGTTCTGTATGTAAAATTATTGCTGGTGATGCTTGTTGTTCTGCAACAAGCTGACAGGGGTGCTGTTGTGAAAATTGGGTAAAAGCATGTTGAATACGTTTACGTCCAACAAACCTTGCCGCTAATAATTCAAGTTCTCCGACGGTAATTTGTGCGTCCATTCTCTCTAGCTTCCTTTATGATTTTTATTCCACTGTAACGGAGATATTGACCTTGGCTCAATTGAGGTCAGTCACAAAAATGATGCTAAAAGCTATTTTCATCAACCATAGCCCTCATTTTTAACCATAAAAAAAGCGTACCCATTAATGGACACGCTTCGCTTTACTAGTTAAAAGTATTTCGCTGATTAACTCATTTGTGGTGTCAGCGTTTGCGGTTGCTCATCAGGCAAGGGTAAATGAATAAAGAATACAGGTACCGCCATTATAGCCATAACCCAGAACACATCAGCGCCCCAATCCCCATAAACCCAACCGCTAATTGAGGTTAAAATTGCCATCACCGCCCCTAGCGGAATCGCGTTATACAACGACTGTAGTGCTACCATATGATTGGTTGGGGAACGGCCAATATATCGAATCGCTGCAAGGTGAGCCGCAGCAAATGTCACACTGTGTAATGACTGCACAGCAAACATTACCCATTGATCAGTAATGGTCGCCGTTAAGCCCCAGCGCACTAATACGCCCACCGCCGCTAAACGGAACATATTATTAATCGACCAATTAGCAAATAAGCGCTTACTTACTAGGAACATGCCAACTTCAGCGGCGACACTGAAACTCCATAAGTAACCAATCACTGATTCATTAAAGCCTATTTTCTGCCAATAAATCGAACTAAAACCATAATATGCCGCATGACTCCCCTGCAATAATGCTGCAATTAACATTAATTTAATCACAGAGCTATCGCGTAAAATATGCATTAATGCAGGGCGTGTTTGTTGGTGGCTATCTGTATCAACGGGCATCAGTGTCGGGTTACGAGCAGCCATTATTTGTGCAAAACCTAATCCAGCTAAAGCAACCCACGGAATAATATCTGCACCATACTGTTGTGCCAACACACCAACAGCAGTAGACCCTGCAATAAATGCAATTGAACCCCATAAACGGGTACGTCCATAATCTAAATGGCCATCTTTGGCATAATGATTCGTTATTGCATCGGAAATAGGTACGATTGGTCCGGCAGATAAATTAAATAATACCGTCACTGCCGCGAGAGCCCAAAGGTTACCACCACAGACAATATAAATAATACATGCCACTAACCCAAGTAATGTAAAACCACGCAGCGCAGGAATAAGATGCTCAACCTTATGGATCCTTGGCGTAATAACTAAGTTAGCAATACAACGCACCGCAAAGCCCAAACCAAGTAATAAACCAATATCTGAGTCATTAACCCCTATATGTTTAAACCAAATAGCCCAAAAGGGTAAATAGACCCCATAAGAAAAGAAAAATCCCAATAGATATTGGGATGTCCAGCCATAAGGCTTACTTTTAAACATAATAGGTCTCAAAAAGTGATAGATGAAAAACTGCTCTATTATGCCGTAAAGCAACCGCTAATCTGTAATCGTTCAGCAATGTTGATCTTAAAATAATAAACATTTACAACTTAAATGCGACGATGATCACACTCAATATCAATACTATTATTCAACCAATAACATCAGGAGCGCACAAAATATAATGTAACCCACATGCAACAGCATAAGCTCACCCAATAACACTGTGATCTCATCCTAAAGTCTAATTGTCGTCTCTCCCAGAATCCTCCACTTTAACCATTAATATCACTTACAACGGTGGCATCAACACCCCAATAGGGAAGAACTCAAGGAGATCAAGGATGAGCGAGGTTCATATTTATCCAGTTAACAATGCAATAGCAAATAACGCCCATATCAACGATGACCAATATCGTGAGATGTACCAACAATCAACTATCAATCCACAAGGTTTTTGGCGCCAGCATGGTCAAATTGTTGATTGGATCACCCCGTACACTAAAGTAAAAAACACCTCATTTGATAGTGGTCATATCAGCATAAAATGG
This region includes:
- a CDS encoding anaerobic C4-dicarboxylate transporter: MTGIELLVVLAFIYLGSRIGGIGIGFAGGAGVLVLSLVFGMPTSESLIPIDVILIIMSVITAIAAMQVAGGMDWLVEIAENFLRKHPKRITFYAPIVTYLMTMLAGTGHTAFSTLPVIAEVAKGQGIRPSRPLSIAVIASQIAITASPISAAVVFFSGILEPVGVSYITLLAVCIPTTFIACMVGAFVANFMGCELKDDPVYQDRLAKGLVNIEQTGKREIKPTARKATYIFITAIVLVVCYAAAISHSIGLITNPTLGRNEAIIAVMLTSAAATVWITKIDAAEIPSAATFRSGMTACICVLGVAWLGATFVNGHVDGIKEVAGSLLSSHPWMLALVLFFASMLLYSQGATTTALMPAALAIGVAPLTMVASFAAVSALFVLPTYPTLLAAVEMDDTGSTRIGNLVFNHPFFIPGVVTITTSVALGFLFGSFIL
- a CDS encoding thioredoxin family protein; translated protein: MTIKVKFTLISLTLIIVAAVSAYSLSFKPSPKVLAFTSVNSISELNHALNIAAQQQRPVILDVYAEWCSPCIALTQQTFPDANVFPHLNKFTRLKANVTANSSADIALMQHLKVIGFPSLLFWDSQGNSLPQIKISGFINADNFSHHLQQSILFPSSSSISQNNTQ
- a CDS encoding response regulator, translating into MDVQYTIVIADDHPLFRNALLQSIHMAFNGANLLEADSHNSLFSLLEKTGDIDLLLLDLKMPGSNGMSGLIQLRQQYPELAIVVISASDEDEVIQQVYSHGAFGFIPKSSDMPVLLSALKQIINGEPYFPITINHCQHQQQLATRIATLTPQQYKVLTMLTEGLLNKQIASVLNVSEATIKAHLTAIFRKLEVKSRTQAVILLQQFQIN
- a CDS encoding 3-phenylpropionate MFS transporter, with protein sequence MFKSKPYGWTSQYLLGFFFSYGVYLPFWAIWFKHIGVNDSDIGLLLGLGFAVRCIANLVITPRIHKVEHLIPALRGFTLLGLVACIIYIVCGGNLWALAAVTVLFNLSAGPIVPISDAITNHYAKDGHLDYGRTRLWGSIAFIAGSTAVGVLAQQYGADIIPWVALAGLGFAQIMAARNPTLMPVDTDSHQQTRPALMHILRDSSVIKLMLIAALLQGSHAAYYGFSSIYWQKIGFNESVIGYLWSFSVAAEVGMFLVSKRLFANWSINNMFRLAAVGVLVRWGLTATITDQWVMFAVQSLHSVTFAAAHLAAIRYIGRSPTNHMVALQSLYNAIPLGAVMAILTSISGWVYGDWGADVFWVMAIMAVPVFFIHLPLPDEQPQTLTPQMS